The bacterium DNA window CTATTTGCGCCCGGTCGAACAGATGACGATCAACGTCGATCTCATCAAGAGCTGGATCAACGAGCCGCACAAGGACAAGGACGGCGGCGACGCGAGCCACGACCTCGGCTGGGAACTCAACGTCGGCGTCGAGGGCTTTTTCTGGGGCCATTTCTTCACCGGCCTCGACATCGGCTACGCCTGGGTCGGCCCGTACTTCTCCGACGTTTACGACAACGTCTCCAACGTCACCATGGCGCGGATGAGGACGGGCATCACGTTCTAGCGCGGATAATTACACGGCGCCTTGTTTTCGCGCCGAATCTTTCATCGTCCCCGTCGTTGTAGCCTGTCGGCGGTTGGGTCCGTTCGCTTCGCCTAAACCCTGACGATCCGCTCGCCCAAAATTCCACCAAATCACCCCCGTCCGCGTTGACAGCCTCCCATCCTTGTGTTTGAGTGTGGGGAAAGGTGTCGATTTAGGGTTGATAAGTGGGTGCGGTACCCCGTTTAGGCGGTTTTTCATGCGGCTCATGGGTTGCAGCAAGGTCAAAATGGACACGAAGGGTCGCGTCGCGATTCCGGCGTCCATCCGCGAGCAACTTGGCGAAATCGCCAAGCAGCCGTTTTTTTTGACCTCGACGCCGACCTGCCTGGAAATGCTTACGGAAGACGCATTTGAACGCGTGCTTTCCGCCCTGGACCGTTTTCCGGACATGCATCCCAAGGTCGCGAAAATTCAGGCGTTTTACGTTTCGCCGGCTCAAAAAGTGACGATCGACACGGCCGGCCGCGTCCTCGTGCCACCGGCGTTGCGCGAGGATGCGGGCCTCGGCAGCGAAGTCATCGTCAACGGCGGCACCGACCGCGTGCAGCTCTACCGCCCGGACGTTTGGGATACCGAACGCGCCAAAATGCACGCGGAGTGGGAAGACCTCTGGGACGTTGTTTCGGAGCCGCGGGATTGAACAAATCGGTGGGGTCGGTCCCCCATCGGCCGGTTCTCTTAAAGGAAGTCATCGATCTTTTGCAAGTGAAACCGGACGGCGTCTATCTCGACGCAACGGCCGGCGCGGGCGGGCACGCCGAAGCGATCGCGGCGCGGCTGACGACAGGCCGGCTTATCGCCGCGGATCGCGACGCGGCCGCTATCGCCATCGCGCGCGACCGTTTGGCGCGATTCGGCGAGCGCGCCGTGTTCGCGTACGCGAGTTTTTCGATGCTCGGCCCCGTGCTGGACGATCTCGGCGTCGATCGGCTCGACGGCGTGCTCGCGGACCTCGGCGTGAGCTCGATGCAGCTCGACGATCCCGGCCGCGGATTTTCGTTCGGCGCGGACGTGCAAGTGGACATGCGCATGGACACGAGCCGAGGCGAGAGCGCGGCCCGACTGCTCGCGCGTATCGACGAGGCGGACTTGTCGCGCATCCTCCGCGATTTCGGCGAGGAGCGGTACGCGCGCCGCGTCGCGCGGGCGATCGTCGCCGAACGCAAGGCGCACGCGGAGATGATCGGCGAGGACGCGGGCGCACTCTCGGCGATGTTCACGGGCGAACGGCTGCGGCGGATCGTTCACGGCGCGATGCCCGCCAAATCGCGGCACGCGGGCGGCATCGATGCGGCGACGCGGACGTTTCAGGCGCTGCGCATCGCGGTGAACGACGAGCTTGGCGAGGCGGATGCGCTGCTCGATCTGGCCATCGAGCGATGCCGGCCCGGCGCGCGGATCGTCGTGATCGCGTTTCATTCGCTCGAGGACCGCATCGTGAAACGGCGGTTTCGGGCGTGGGCGCGTCCGGCGCCGATCCCGCGCCGCGCGCCGGGACCGCCGGAGCCTTTCGTGCCCCGGGCGCGAGAGGTGACGCGAAAGCCGGTGACGCCGGGCGCCGAGGAGATCGCGGCCAATCCCCGGAGCCGCAGCGCAAGGCTGCGGGCGGTGGAAACGGCCGGAGCGCCGGCGGCGGATGGCGATGGGAAATAGGTGACTGTCCCCGGTTTTGGAAATGAAAAATAGGTGACTGTCCCCGGTTTGGGGGAAGGCGCCGCATGGAATGTGGGTCAAGCGGCATGCGCATTTGAGCGCATGGTTGAGATTTGTGGGTGTTGCGGCATGCGCATTTGGCGCATCGACAAATGGCGTAAACGGATACACGCGGCGGATGCGTTCGTGCGTGCGAACGCGCGCGTGGCGCGGGGTGGCGAATGTCTCGTCATCTGGCGATAACGCCTCCGGTGAACCGGCGGCAACGGCCGGCGCGCCGGCGCGCGCGCTCGTCCGCGCCGATCGACTGGAGGGGCTTCCTGTGGCCCGCGGTGATGACGCTCGTCGGCGTCGCCGTGGCGCTCGTTCTGGTCTGGTCGAGCGGCAAGTCGCTTTCGCTCGGATATGAGCTCAGCCAGCAACTCGGCCGGCAGCAGAATCTGCGCGAAACGCGCGGCGAGTTGAAACTTCGTCTTTTCGAGTTGACGCACCCCGGGCGCCTGGAGGCCGAGGCGAAGCGCCTTGGCCTGAAGCTGCCGGCCTCCGACCAGGTGCGCCGCGTGGTCGTGCCGGAGAACGCGCCATGAGGCGTCGCGATATCCACGACCGCCACCGATCGGTGCGCGCGACGCGCCGCGTCGGCGACGCGTTCGAATTTCGATCGATCTTCATGATCATCGTTTTCGCGGCGCTGTTCGGCGTCTTGATCGTGCGCGCGTTTTGGCTGCAGGTCGTGGAGTACGACCGCTGGGAAAAGCTGGCCGCGAAGATCCAGGTGAAGGCCGAGCCGCTGACGCACCGCCGCGGGCCGATCCTGGATCGCAACGGCGACCCGCTGGCGATCTCCGTCGATGCCGATTCCATCGCCGCGTATCCGCGCCAGGTGGAGGACAAGGACGCGGCGGCCGTGGCGCTCGCCCGCGTTCTCGACATGCGCCCGCGGGATGTTCGCGAGCGGCTGGACATGGGGCGCTTTTTCACATTCATCAAAAGGCAGGTCGAGCCCGAGGTGGCCGCGAGTGTCGCCGAGCTGAAGCTCGCGGGCATCGGCATCATCAAGGAGAGCCGCCGGCGCTATCCGCGCAACAGCCTCGCGGCCAACGTGCTCGGATTCGCCGGGCGCGACATGGAAGGGCGCGAGGGCCTGGAGCTCGGTTACGACGAGGTGCTCCGCGGCGAGGCCGGCCGCATCGTCGGCGTTCGCGACGCGCGCGGCCACACGCTTTATCCCGACGGCGTGAACATCGTGGACAGCTCGATCGGCGGAACGCTGAGCCTGACGATCGACGCGACCGCGCAATATCTCGTCGAGACCGCGCTCGAGGAGGGGTGGAAGCGCTCGAACGCGAAATACGCGCTCGCGCTCGTGATGGAGCCGGATACCGGGCGGATCGTCGCGATGGCGCAGCGGCCGAGCTTCGATCCGAACCGGGCGGGACAGGCGTCGCCCGAGGCGCGCAAGAACCATCTGGTCACGGACATGTTCGAGCCGGGCAGCGTGATGAAGCCGTTCTCCATCGCCGCGGCGATCGAGGACGGCCTCGTGCGTCCGGACGAGTCGGTTCATTGCGAGGGCGGCGCGATGCGGATCGGCAAGCACATCATCCACGATGTCCACGCGTATCAGCAGCTCACCGTCTCGCAGATCATTCAGAAGAGCAGCAACATCTGCACGGCGAAGATCGCCATGCGCCTTACGCGCGAGCGCTTCCACGAGTGGATCCTGCACTTCGGGTTCGGCGCGCGTACCGGGCTGCCGGTTTCGGGCGAGGCGTACGGCCAGGTTCACGCGGCCTCGACGTGGAGCCGCATCGCGCACGCGAACATCGCGTTCGGCCAGGGCGTCTCGATGACGCCGGTGCAGCTTCTCACGGGCTTTTGCGCGCTCGTGAACGGCGGATCGTTGATGCGCCCGTACATCGTGGCGGAGGCGCGCGACGAGCACGGCGTGGTGATCGAGAAGAATCATCCGACGATCGTGCGCCGCGTGATCCGCCGCGAAACGAGCCGCGCGATCTCCGAGATGCTGGGGCTGGTGACGCAGCCCGGCGGGACGGGCACCGCGGCGGCCGTGCCCGGATTCACGGTCGGCGGAAAGACCGGTACGGCGCAGAAGTCGGACCCGGTTCGCGGCGGATACGGATCCGAGCGCGTGGGCTCGTTCATCGGCGCGATTCCGGCGGTCAATCCGCGGCTGGCGATCCTTGTCATCATGGACGAGCCGTCCGGCGGCATGTCGATGCGCTACGGCGGCGTTTGCGCCGCGCCGGTGTTCCGCGTGATCGGCCAGACGCTGATGCAGCATCTGTACGGCGGACCCGCGCCGAAGCCCGGCGAGACCGACATCGAGCGCCTCATCATGATCGCGCGGGCCGAGCAGGAACGCGAAAACAGCGCGGTGACGGAGGCGATCGTCGAGGACGAATCCAAGGCGCCGAACGTGGTCGGCCTGCCGCTGCGCGAGGTCATCCAGATCGCGACGACGCGGGAAATCAACCTCACCGTCGTCGGCACCGGCGTGTCGTTGAAGCAGGATCCGGGACCCGGTACGCCGCTGACAGCCGGCCGGCAAATGAAGGTCGAATTCGGGCCCGCGGGATGACGAGGGCGGACACGAGATGACGATGACGCTTGCCCAACTAACCGACGGACTTGCCGTGCGCGTCGTGCGCGGAGCGGACCGGCGCATCGCCCGCCTGACGCTCGATTCGCGCACGGCGGGGCCGGACACGCTGTTCGCCGCGGTGCGCGATCCGTTCCGCGACGGCACGGCGTACATCGACGACGCGCTTTCGCGCGGCGCGGCGGGCGTACTTGTCGAAAGCGAAAACGGAACGGACGGCGCGCGCGCTCTCGCGGTGGCTCGCGATGTCCGCGACGCGCTCGGCCGCATGGCGCATCGGCTTGGCGGCGACCCCACGAGCGCGATGACGCTTGTCGGCGTCACCGGCACGAACGGCAAGACCACGTTCACCTATCTGTTCGAGGCGATCGCGAAAAAGGCGGGCGTCGCGGCGGGCGTCGTCGGCACGGTGAATCACCGCCTGGGCGGCGAGGTCTGGCCCGCGGACAACACGACGCCCGAGGCGCCCCGGCTCGTCGAACTCCTCGCCGCGATGCGCGACGCCGGCGCGACGCATGTCGCGATGGAGGTGTCGAGTCACGGCCTGGCGCTTGCGCGCGTCGCGGGGTGCCGCTTCGTGGCGGGGGTATTCACGAATCTCTCGCGCGACCACATGGACTTTCACGCGACCGAAGAGGAGTACGCCGCCGCCAAGGCGCGCCTGTTCGCCGATCACCTCGATACCGCGCGCGGCGCGTTCAGCGTCGTGAACGCGGACGATCCGTGGACGGCGAGGCTCGTGCGTTCGGCGGCCGGGCGCGTCGTGCGTTACGGCATCGCCGCCGATGCGGATTACCGCATCGTCAATCCGGAC harbors:
- the rsmH gene encoding 16S rRNA (cytosine(1402)-N(4))-methyltransferase RsmH, with translation MGSVPHRPVLLKEVIDLLQVKPDGVYLDATAGAGGHAEAIAARLTTGRLIAADRDAAAIAIARDRLARFGERAVFAYASFSMLGPVLDDLGVDRLDGVLADLGVSSMQLDDPGRGFSFGADVQVDMRMDTSRGESAARLLARIDEADLSRILRDFGEERYARRVARAIVAERKAHAEMIGEDAGALSAMFTGERLRRIVHGAMPAKSRHAGGIDAATRTFQALRIAVNDELGEADALLDLAIERCRPGARIVVIAFHSLEDRIVKRRFRAWARPAPIPRRAPGPPEPFVPRAREVTRKPVTPGAEEIAANPRSRSARLRAVETAGAPAADGDGK
- a CDS encoding transpeptidase family protein; translation: MRRRDIHDRHRSVRATRRVGDAFEFRSIFMIIVFAALFGVLIVRAFWLQVVEYDRWEKLAAKIQVKAEPLTHRRGPILDRNGDPLAISVDADSIAAYPRQVEDKDAAAVALARVLDMRPRDVRERLDMGRFFTFIKRQVEPEVAASVAELKLAGIGIIKESRRRYPRNSLAANVLGFAGRDMEGREGLELGYDEVLRGEAGRIVGVRDARGHTLYPDGVNIVDSSIGGTLSLTIDATAQYLVETALEEGWKRSNAKYALALVMEPDTGRIVAMAQRPSFDPNRAGQASPEARKNHLVTDMFEPGSVMKPFSIAAAIEDGLVRPDESVHCEGGAMRIGKHIIHDVHAYQQLTVSQIIQKSSNICTAKIAMRLTRERFHEWILHFGFGARTGLPVSGEAYGQVHAASTWSRIAHANIAFGQGVSMTPVQLLTGFCALVNGGSLMRPYIVAEARDEHGVVIEKNHPTIVRRVIRRETSRAISEMLGLVTQPGGTGTAAAVPGFTVGGKTGTAQKSDPVRGGYGSERVGSFIGAIPAVNPRLAILVIMDEPSGGMSMRYGGVCAAPVFRVIGQTLMQHLYGGPAPKPGETDIERLIMIARAEQERENSAVTEAIVEDESKAPNVVGLPLREVIQIATTREINLTVVGTGVSLKQDPGPGTPLTAGRQMKVEFGPAG
- a CDS encoding UDP-N-acetylmuramoyl-L-alanyl-D-glutamate--2,6-diaminopimelate ligase yields the protein MTLAQLTDGLAVRVVRGADRRIARLTLDSRTAGPDTLFAAVRDPFRDGTAYIDDALSRGAAGVLVESENGTDGARALAVARDVRDALGRMAHRLGGDPTSAMTLVGVTGTNGKTTFTYLFEAIAKKAGVAAGVVGTVNHRLGGEVWPADNTTPEAPRLVELLAAMRDAGATHVAMEVSSHGLALARVAGCRFVAGVFTNLSRDHMDFHATEEEYAAAKARLFADHLDTARGAFSVVNADDPWTARLVRSAAGRVVRYGIAADADYRIVNPDAHAGGVAFRLLTPQGALDVASPLLGDFQMYNLTAAAACAMELGFAPEAIVAALAGVEGVPGRMEAATDGEVIVLVDYAHTPGALENVAAAARRLTRGRLITVFGCGGDRDRGKRPMMARAAGVFSDVCVVTSDNPRTEVPRAIIDEILTGFDAGEIDRIEAASLPAYEGSRGVLVEEDRRVAIRQAIAGARPGDTVLIAGKGHEDYQIHGRTKTHLDDREEARAALAARRGEGAAS